In one window of Lewinella sp. 4G2 DNA:
- a CDS encoding aspartate:alanine exchanger family transporter, protein MIETLVQSPLLLLFTVIAIGYGIGDIKIRGFKLGVAAVLFVGLAFGGLSPDLKVPQFIIFLGLAIFVYTVGLSSAPAFFASFRRHGFRDLYFATFTVLLSAVLAYVIGRGLGFDAALTSGLYAGASTNTPALAGLLDAIQQSVGADAGAAEGMSEQAVVGYSLAYPMGVLGVMLAIVLLQKAMGVDYQKEADELSKEYPLGSKLTSRTYVVAHPEITGKTLREFRRGHDVRVAFGRIQHDGKTTLTNWDTIPLAGDKLVLVGTEEAITEAAAHVGPAAADQLTHDRTVFDVRRIFISNDAIAGKTIASLNLQEKFNLLITRVQRGDMDLLATGNTTLELGDRILMVAHRDDLPALFKVFGNSYEALSRVNLLSFGLGIALGLILGMISITLPGGYTFSLGFAGGPLIVALVLGQLRRTGPILWTLPYGANLTLRQVGLIFLLAGIGIRSGQTFFQTLQTQLGYQVFLAGGVIAILSTVATLIVGYRMLKIPFSFLGGMVGSQPAVLDFAQEQAGNNYPTIGYTRLLPMVLIGKILAVQILYNILA, encoded by the coding sequence ATGATCGAAACCCTCGTCCAATCCCCCCTTCTCCTCCTATTCACCGTCATCGCAATCGGTTACGGGATAGGGGACATTAAGATCCGGGGCTTCAAGCTCGGCGTCGCGGCGGTTCTTTTCGTCGGCCTGGCGTTTGGTGGGCTGAGCCCGGACCTCAAGGTGCCGCAGTTCATCATCTTCCTCGGGCTGGCGATTTTCGTGTATACGGTGGGCCTGAGTTCCGCGCCCGCCTTCTTCGCCAGCTTCCGCCGCCACGGTTTTCGCGACCTCTATTTCGCCACTTTCACGGTATTGTTATCGGCAGTGTTAGCCTACGTCATTGGCCGCGGCCTGGGCTTTGATGCGGCGCTGACGAGCGGTCTTTATGCCGGCGCAAGTACCAACACCCCGGCGCTGGCCGGTTTGCTCGACGCGATCCAACAATCAGTGGGCGCTGACGCAGGTGCAGCGGAAGGGATGAGCGAACAAGCCGTCGTTGGTTATTCCCTCGCCTATCCCATGGGAGTGCTGGGCGTGATGCTGGCGATCGTCCTCCTGCAGAAGGCAATGGGGGTGGACTACCAAAAAGAAGCCGACGAGCTCTCCAAAGAATACCCTCTCGGCAGCAAACTGACCAGCCGGACCTACGTGGTGGCACACCCGGAGATCACCGGCAAAACCCTCCGGGAATTCCGCCGCGGCCACGACGTAAGGGTCGCCTTCGGCCGCATCCAACACGACGGAAAGACCACCCTCACCAACTGGGATACCATCCCCCTAGCTGGCGACAAACTCGTCCTGGTCGGGACGGAAGAAGCCATCACCGAAGCCGCCGCACACGTAGGCCCCGCCGCCGCGGATCAGCTTACCCACGACCGGACGGTATTCGACGTCCGCCGCATCTTCATCTCCAACGACGCAATTGCGGGCAAGACCATCGCGAGCCTCAACCTCCAGGAGAAGTTCAACCTCCTCATCACCCGCGTCCAACGTGGAGATATGGACCTCCTCGCTACTGGGAATACCACCCTTGAGCTTGGCGACCGCATCCTCATGGTGGCCCACCGGGATGACCTACCGGCCCTCTTCAAAGTGTTTGGTAATAGCTACGAGGCCCTGTCGCGCGTCAATCTCCTCAGCTTCGGGTTGGGTATCGCCCTGGGACTGATCCTGGGTATGATCAGCATCACGCTGCCGGGAGGCTATACCTTCAGTCTGGGCTTCGCCGGTGGCCCGTTGATCGTCGCTTTGGTCCTGGGACAACTCCGCCGTACCGGCCCTATCCTCTGGACCTTGCCCTACGGCGCCAACCTCACCCTCCGCCAGGTTGGCCTGATCTTCTTGTTGGCGGGCATAGGGATCCGCTCCGGCCAAACCTTTTTCCAGACGCTTCAAACGCAACTTGGATACCAGGTATTCCTGGCCGGCGGCGTCATCGCCATTTTAAGTACGGTGGCCACCCTGATCGTAGGCTACCGAATGCTGAAGATCCCCTTCAGCTTTCTCGGCGGCATGGTCGGTAGCCAACCCGCCGTTCTCGATTTCGCCCAGGAACAAGCTGGGAACAATTACCCCACCA